From a region of the Actinopolymorpha singaporensis genome:
- a CDS encoding ABC transporter substrate-binding protein, whose product MNDRLGLSRRALLHLSAVAAGSVVLAGCSGGDNQTDGGAGPKGGGKPTSRARKGSRVKPLAVPAKLKESPELAKLVQAGKLPKLEERLPKKPYVVPHNWLEPGKYGGAISTVTSASDSGTHAEFMYGHSLLRWLNDGQDIGPGLVESWESNADASEWTLHFREGLKWSDGHPWSTDDIMFWWNDMVLNTQHSEVPPDEARSGKGTVMTMTAPDALTISMKFDAPAPLTADRLAMWVKRGNGPGWMEPKHYLKQWHPKYNKSVGKDWATDKGLFDQKRAWIRNPDCPVMTGWKCKSYSEGRRVVFDRNPYYWCVSPDGAQLPYLDTLNFNVVQNPEVQKLQAVEGKMNFLFGGFTSLFLSDISSLKQAQSKTKLEVLLWDAGDGSGSLVFFNQDYYEPKMRKLIRNAKFRQALSHAYNRAEVQKAVYYNTGELTTGTMSPKAIEFHVNEEGKKVYKSWRDSYIKYDPELAKKILDEIGVVDKDGDGKREMPDGSKLVVRLDYQADTAPEHLHKNNLLKKDWDAIGIDTRLNPVPPDGFGDQWRFGKLMTNTTWETGDGPNCLVYPQWLVPMESSRWAPLQGEFYNQRGGPNEKKQLDVDPYKRTPPRMDAEPGGPVARLWKIYDQTKIEPDELKRHQLVWEMVKIHITDGPYLLGVVANTPYILLVHEDMKNVPARNELAMGGFAAPWIHPTPAVYDPETWFWTNPDQHTI is encoded by the coding sequence ATGAACGACCGACTCGGCCTGAGCCGCCGTGCCCTGCTGCACCTGTCCGCGGTCGCGGCCGGCAGCGTGGTCCTCGCGGGATGTTCGGGTGGCGACAACCAGACCGACGGTGGCGCCGGCCCGAAGGGTGGCGGCAAGCCGACCTCGCGGGCCCGCAAGGGATCGCGCGTCAAGCCGCTCGCGGTGCCGGCGAAGCTGAAGGAGTCGCCGGAGCTCGCCAAGCTCGTGCAGGCCGGCAAGCTGCCCAAGCTCGAGGAACGGCTGCCCAAGAAGCCCTACGTCGTACCCCACAACTGGCTGGAGCCCGGGAAGTACGGCGGTGCGATCAGCACGGTCACCTCCGCCAGCGACTCCGGCACCCATGCGGAGTTCATGTACGGTCACTCGCTGCTGCGCTGGCTCAACGACGGCCAGGACATCGGCCCGGGTCTGGTGGAGTCGTGGGAGTCCAACGCCGACGCCAGCGAGTGGACGCTGCACTTCCGCGAGGGCCTGAAGTGGTCCGACGGCCACCCGTGGTCCACCGACGACATCATGTTCTGGTGGAACGACATGGTCCTCAACACCCAGCACAGCGAGGTCCCCCCGGACGAGGCCCGTTCGGGCAAGGGCACCGTGATGACGATGACGGCGCCGGACGCACTGACCATCTCGATGAAGTTCGACGCGCCCGCTCCGCTGACCGCCGACCGGCTGGCGATGTGGGTCAAGCGCGGGAACGGGCCGGGCTGGATGGAGCCCAAGCACTACCTCAAGCAGTGGCACCCGAAGTACAACAAGTCGGTGGGGAAGGACTGGGCCACCGACAAGGGGTTGTTCGACCAGAAGCGGGCCTGGATCCGCAACCCCGACTGCCCGGTGATGACCGGCTGGAAGTGCAAGTCGTACTCGGAGGGTCGCCGGGTCGTCTTCGACCGCAACCCGTACTACTGGTGCGTCTCGCCCGACGGCGCGCAGCTTCCCTACCTGGACACGCTGAACTTCAACGTCGTCCAGAACCCCGAGGTGCAGAAGCTGCAGGCCGTCGAGGGAAAGATGAACTTCCTCTTCGGTGGGTTCACCTCGCTGTTCCTCAGCGACATCTCCTCGCTCAAGCAGGCGCAGTCGAAGACCAAGCTCGAGGTGCTCCTGTGGGACGCCGGTGACGGCAGCGGCTCGCTGGTGTTCTTCAACCAGGACTACTACGAGCCGAAGATGCGCAAGCTGATCCGGAACGCGAAGTTCCGCCAGGCCCTTTCGCACGCCTACAACCGCGCCGAGGTGCAGAAGGCGGTCTACTACAACACCGGCGAGCTCACCACCGGGACGATGAGCCCGAAGGCGATCGAGTTCCACGTCAACGAGGAGGGCAAGAAGGTCTACAAGTCGTGGCGGGACAGCTACATCAAGTACGACCCCGAGCTGGCCAAGAAGATCCTCGACGAGATCGGCGTGGTGGACAAGGACGGTGACGGCAAGCGGGAGATGCCGGACGGCTCCAAGCTCGTCGTACGGCTGGACTACCAGGCCGACACCGCACCGGAGCACCTGCACAAGAACAACCTGCTGAAGAAGGACTGGGACGCGATCGGGATCGACACCCGGCTCAACCCGGTGCCGCCGGACGGCTTCGGTGACCAGTGGCGGTTCGGCAAGCTGATGACCAACACCACGTGGGAGACCGGTGACGGCCCCAACTGCCTGGTCTACCCGCAGTGGCTGGTGCCGATGGAGTCCTCGCGCTGGGCGCCGTTGCAGGGCGAGTTCTACAACCAGCGTGGTGGGCCGAACGAGAAGAAGCAGCTGGACGTCGACCCGTACAAGCGCACACCGCCGCGGATGGACGCCGAGCCCGGCGGCCCGGTCGCCCGGTTGTGGAAGATCTACGACCAGACCAAGATCGAGCCGGACGAGCTGAAGCGGCACCAACTCGTCTGGGAGATGGTGAAGATCCACATCACCGACGGCCCGTACCTGCTCGGCGTCGTGGCGAACACGCCGTACATCCTGCTCGTGCACGAGGACATGAAGAACGTCCCGGCACGAAACGAGCTGGCCATGGGCGGGTTCGCCGCACCCTGGATCCATCCCACCCCGGCGGTGTACGACCCGGAGACGTGGTTCTGGACCAACCCCGACCAGCACACGATCTGA
- the rimI gene encoding ribosomal protein S18-alanine N-acetyltransferase → MISIRPARTADLVTLRALETACFGRDAWGEQALEGELAGVPDTRCVLVAEDTGASGSAGPSGPPGEISGAAAGGDTAVAGYASLLAVAATADVQRIAVRPDRRREGIGRALLDALLAEARERGCAEALLEVRHDNAAALAMYEATGFEQIARRRGYYHGVADALVLRLAPLGE, encoded by the coding sequence GTGATCTCCATCCGGCCGGCTCGGACCGCTGATCTCGTGACGTTGCGCGCGCTGGAGACGGCCTGCTTCGGCCGGGACGCCTGGGGTGAGCAGGCACTGGAGGGCGAGCTCGCCGGGGTGCCGGACACCAGGTGCGTACTCGTCGCCGAGGACACCGGCGCCTCCGGCTCTGCCGGCCCATCCGGACCCCCCGGCGAGATCTCTGGGGCCGCAGCGGGCGGGGACACGGCTGTCGCGGGGTACGCATCCCTGCTCGCGGTCGCGGCCACGGCCGACGTCCAGCGCATCGCCGTACGACCGGACCGCCGCCGGGAGGGGATCGGCCGGGCGCTGCTGGACGCGCTGCTCGCGGAGGCCCGGGAGCGTGGTTGCGCCGAAGCGTTGCTGGAGGTTCGCCACGACAACGCCGCCGCGCTGGCGATGTACGAGGCGACCGGCTTCGAGCAGATCGCGCGGCGGCGCGGCTACTACCACGGTGTGGCCGACGCCCTGGTTCTGCGACTCGCCCCGCTGGGGGAGTAG
- the tsaD gene encoding tRNA (adenosine(37)-N6)-threonylcarbamoyltransferase complex transferase subunit TsaD, which translates to MSDEPLVLGIETSCDETGVGIVRGGTLLADAVASSLEEHARFGGVVPEVASRAHLEAMIPSVDRACETAGVRLADVDAISVTSGPGLAGALLVGVAAAKALALGLGKPLYGVNHLAAHVAVDTLEHGPLPEPCVSLLVSGGHSSLLLVEDVTDTVDPLGSTVDDAAGEAFDKVARLLGLPFPGGPYVDREAKAGDSAYVRFPRGLTSQRDLARHRFDFSFSGLKTAVARWVETRERAGEPVPVADVAASFQEAVCDVLTRKAVDACRSRGVEDLLIGGGVAANSRLRAMAEERCAAAGIRLRVPRPKLCTDNGAMVAALGAQMLARGRTASRLDLVADSSLPVTTVAG; encoded by the coding sequence GTGAGCGACGAACCACTGGTGCTGGGCATCGAAACGTCGTGCGATGAGACAGGTGTCGGAATCGTCCGGGGCGGCACCCTGCTTGCCGACGCGGTCGCCTCCAGCCTGGAGGAGCACGCGAGGTTCGGCGGCGTGGTGCCCGAGGTCGCCAGCCGTGCGCACCTGGAGGCGATGATCCCGTCGGTCGACCGCGCCTGCGAGACGGCCGGCGTCCGGCTCGCCGACGTGGACGCGATCTCGGTGACCAGCGGGCCCGGACTCGCCGGCGCTCTCCTCGTCGGCGTCGCCGCGGCGAAGGCGCTGGCCCTCGGCCTGGGCAAGCCGCTGTACGGCGTCAACCACCTGGCCGCCCACGTCGCGGTGGACACCCTCGAACACGGCCCGCTGCCCGAGCCGTGCGTGTCCCTGCTGGTGTCCGGCGGGCACTCCTCGCTGCTGCTGGTCGAGGACGTCACCGACACCGTCGACCCGCTCGGCTCCACCGTCGACGACGCGGCCGGCGAGGCGTTCGACAAGGTGGCCAGACTGCTGGGCCTGCCGTTTCCCGGTGGCCCCTACGTCGACCGGGAGGCCAAGGCCGGCGACTCGGCGTACGTCCGGTTCCCGCGCGGGCTGACCAGTCAACGTGACCTTGCGCGGCACCGGTTCGACTTCTCCTTCTCCGGCCTCAAGACGGCCGTCGCGCGCTGGGTGGAGACCCGGGAGCGTGCCGGTGAGCCGGTGCCGGTGGCCGACGTCGCCGCGTCCTTCCAGGAGGCGGTGTGCGACGTGCTCACCCGCAAGGCGGTGGACGCCTGCCGCAGCAGGGGAGTGGAGGACCTGCTGATCGGCGGTGGTGTCGCTGCCAACTCCAGGTTGCGGGCGATGGCGGAGGAACGCTGCGCCGCGGCCGGGATCCGGCTGCGGGTGCCCAGGCCCAAGCTGTGCACGGACAACGGCGCCATGGTGGCGGCGCTGGGCGCACAGATGCTGGCTCGCGGGCGGACCGCGTCCCGGTTGGACCTGGTGGCCGACTCCTCGCTTCCGGTCACGACAGTCGCCGGCTGA
- a CDS encoding rhodanese-like domain-containing protein, producing MTATPPAAEEVDLTVARALWAAGDPVVDVRSPQEYAAGHVAGAVNVPLDRLAFVLGTLPPGQVLTVCSLGNRSRQGAERLARLGRPAVSLRGGTKAWVAAGLPTHTGADPGERGRARRLRPWRRAWWQRGRTTADGR from the coding sequence GGAGGAGGTCGACCTCACGGTGGCGCGGGCGCTGTGGGCGGCCGGCGACCCGGTGGTCGACGTACGAAGCCCGCAGGAGTACGCGGCCGGCCACGTCGCAGGCGCGGTGAACGTCCCGCTGGACCGGCTGGCGTTCGTCCTCGGCACCCTGCCGCCCGGCCAGGTGCTGACGGTGTGCTCTCTGGGCAACCGGTCACGGCAGGGTGCGGAGCGGCTGGCCCGCCTCGGTCGCCCGGCGGTCTCCCTGCGCGGCGGCACCAAGGCGTGGGTGGCCGCAGGACTGCCGACGCACACCGGCGCCGACCCTGGCGAACGCGGCCGCGCACGACGCCTGCGCCCGTGGCGACGAGCGTGGTGGCAACGCGGTCGTACGACGGCGGACGGCCGCTGA
- the tsaB gene encoding tRNA (adenosine(37)-N6)-threonylcarbamoyltransferase complex dimerization subunit type 1 TsaB produces MLLLAFDTATPAITVALHDGTSAVATSTVVDAMRHGELLAPGIASVLDQAGADRTDLTDIAVGVGPGPFTGLRVGLMTARTLGHVLDIPVHGVCTLDVLAAAAEVDSGPFCVATDARRKEVYWGRYADRHTRVDGPLVDRPDALATADPVVGRGAVLYPAAFPTAAGPVDPDAAVLADLVASGTAKVVPATPMYLRRPDAVEPRSRKRVLTAREERVPS; encoded by the coding sequence GTGCTGCTCCTCGCGTTCGACACGGCCACCCCGGCGATCACGGTCGCACTCCACGACGGGACGTCGGCGGTGGCGACGTCCACGGTCGTGGACGCCATGCGTCACGGCGAGCTTCTCGCCCCCGGGATCGCGTCGGTTCTCGACCAGGCCGGTGCCGACCGGACCGACCTGACCGACATCGCCGTGGGCGTCGGCCCCGGCCCGTTCACGGGGCTGCGGGTGGGCCTGATGACGGCCCGGACGTTGGGCCACGTTCTGGACATCCCGGTGCACGGCGTGTGCACGCTCGACGTGCTCGCCGCCGCCGCCGAGGTCGACTCCGGACCGTTCTGCGTGGCGACGGACGCGCGGCGCAAGGAGGTCTACTGGGGGAGGTACGCCGACCGGCACACCCGCGTCGACGGCCCGCTGGTGGACCGGCCGGACGCCTTGGCCACCGCCGACCCCGTGGTGGGGCGGGGCGCGGTGCTGTACCCGGCGGCGTTCCCGACGGCGGCCGGCCCGGTGGACCCCGATGCCGCGGTGCTGGCCGACCTGGTGGCGTCGGGCACGGCGAAGGTCGTACCCGCGACCCCCATGTATCTCCGCCGGCCCGACGCGGTCGAGCCCCGCAGCCGCAAGCGCGTCCTGACCGCACGGGAGGAGCGGGTCCCGTCGTGA
- a CDS encoding formylglycine-generating enzyme family protein codes for MVWVPGGTFAMGSDDFYPEERPVRTVEVDGFWMDEHPVTVSEYRRFVRATGYVTVAERELGAGRSPGAEYRPATPGSLVFHPTPGPVDLSDCRNWWSYVPGACWLRPEGPGSSPHGRERHPVTHVAYEDAEAYATWSGKQLPTESEWEYAARGGLDGAVYAWGNDFSPHGRLMANVWQGDFPWRHAGLGPLERTSPIGRFPVNGYGLLDITGNVWEWTSDVYRAPEPDRAASAVCVPLAVSLAGPLDRRAPLPRQRTAADTEAGTETGTEAGTDAEAATVTDAEDGNRVVRVIKGGSYLCSATFCLRYRPAARQPSDSATTACHVGFRCVVHPR; via the coding sequence ATGGTCTGGGTGCCCGGCGGCACGTTCGCGATGGGCAGCGACGACTTCTACCCCGAGGAGCGTCCGGTCCGCACGGTCGAGGTGGACGGCTTCTGGATGGACGAGCATCCGGTCACGGTGTCGGAGTACCGCCGGTTCGTCCGGGCCACCGGCTACGTCACCGTCGCCGAACGCGAACTCGGGGCGGGCCGGAGCCCAGGTGCGGAATACAGGCCGGCGACGCCAGGGTCGCTGGTCTTCCATCCCACCCCGGGTCCGGTGGACCTGTCCGACTGCCGGAACTGGTGGTCGTACGTTCCGGGCGCGTGCTGGCTCCGGCCCGAAGGCCCCGGCAGCAGCCCGCACGGCCGCGAACGCCATCCGGTGACGCACGTCGCCTACGAGGACGCCGAGGCGTACGCGACCTGGTCGGGCAAGCAACTTCCGACCGAGAGCGAGTGGGAGTACGCAGCGCGCGGGGGGCTGGACGGCGCGGTCTACGCCTGGGGGAACGACTTCAGCCCGCACGGGCGGCTGATGGCCAACGTCTGGCAGGGCGACTTCCCGTGGCGCCATGCCGGGCTCGGCCCGCTCGAGCGAACGTCGCCGATCGGCAGGTTTCCCGTCAACGGGTACGGCCTGCTGGACATCACCGGCAACGTGTGGGAGTGGACGAGCGACGTCTACCGCGCGCCGGAGCCGGACCGCGCGGCCAGCGCGGTCTGCGTGCCTCTCGCCGTGTCCCTCGCCGGGCCCCTCGACCGGCGGGCGCCGCTGCCCCGGCAGCGCACCGCCGCCGACACCGAGGCTGGCACCGAGACTGGCACCGAGGCTGGCACCGACGCCGAGGCCGCCACCGTCACCGACGCCGAGGACGGAAACCGCGTGGTGCGGGTGATCAAGGGCGGCTCGTACCTGTGTTCGGCGACGTTCTGTCTGCGGTACCGTCCGGCGGCCAGACAGCCCAGCGACTCGGCGACCACGGCCTGCCACGTCGGGTTCCGGTGCGTCGTCCACCCCCGCTGA